Genomic DNA from Pongo pygmaeus isolate AG05252 chromosome 16, NHGRI_mPonPyg2-v2.0_pri, whole genome shotgun sequence:
TGTATGATCTCGAGGGTTTCCACGCACCTTCGTCTGCTCCCCCCAGAGCTCGGCCTTCCGCCCCAgctcccccagcctctcctccagctcctgcagcctcacctccagttcctgcatcttctcctcctggtgCCGCAGCCTCACTTCCTGctcccacatcttctcctcctgcctccgcatcttctcctcctgttcCTGCATCTTCTCTTCCTGTTCCTGCATCATCTCCTCCTGCTcatgtatcttctcctcctgctcccgcaTCATATCTTTCTGCTTCCGcaccttctcctcctgcctccacatcttctcctcctgctcccgtatcttttcctcctgctcacgcatcttctccttctgcctccacatcttctcctgctcccgtatcttctcctcctgcctccatatcttctcctcctgctcctgcctcttctcctcctcccgtatcttctcctgctcgtgcatcttctcctcctgcctccacatcttctcctcctgcttgtgcatcttctcctcctgctcccgtatcttctcctcctgcctccccatcttctcctcctgctcccatatcttctcctcctgcctccccatcttcttctcctgctcccgtatcttctcctcctgcctccacatcttctcctcctgctcccgtatcttctcctcctgctggtgcatcttctccttctgcctccacatctcctcctgctcccgtatcttctcctcctgcctccacatcttctcctcctgctcctgcctcttctcctcctcccgtatcttctcctgctcatgcatcttctcctcctgcctccacatcttctcctcctgctcccgtatcttctcctcctgcttgtgtatcttctcctcctgcctccacatcttctcctcctgctccagcctcttcTCCTGCTCACGTAtcttctcctgctcctgcctcttctcctcctcctcccgtaTCTTTTCCTGCTCGTGTATCTTCTCCTCcagctcccgtatcttctcctccttctctcgcatcatctcctcctgcctctgcatcttctcctcctgctcccgtatcttctcctcctgctcttgTATCTTCTCCTCccgctcccgtatcttctcctccctctcccgtatcttctcctcctggctccacatcttctcctcctgttgCTGGTTCAGGCGGTTCCACAACTCGTTCTCTTCCACCTGGGCTTGGAGCTTTGCTGACACACTCTGCAGCTCCTTACCCAGGTGGTCAGCCTCcgcctgcagctgctgctggaatAGTGAAAGTGTTGGTTTGAACCTCAGAAGGAAACAGACTCATGAGCTAGCcatataaatgtaatctataggacaggcacgggggctcacgcctgtaatcccagcagtttgggaggccgaggtgggcggatcacgaggtcaggagatggagaccatcctggttaacatggtgaaacaccgtctctactaaaaatacaaaaaattagccgggtgtggtggcaggcacctgtagtcccagctacttgggaggctgaggcaggagaatggcgtgaacccgggggacggagcttgcagtgagccaagattgcaccactgcactctggcctgggcgaaagagtgagactccaactcaaaataaataaataaataaataaataaataaataaataaataaataaatgtaatctataaaataatggttttcatccagtatcctttaaaaaaatattttaagcactaactctgagattctgattccccaggcagggccccaatttgtacatttttagcACACTCTAGAGGATTCTATGGTGGAACCAGAACAGGGACCCAAATTTTCCAGCTCTTGGCTGGAGCCTCCCCATACCCTGCATGATCCCTAGACCACCTGGCTGGGGCTGGTCCCACCCCCCCCCCGGTCCCAGCTGGGTGGGGCTCCCACAACCCCCAGGGCTGCAGCCGCTCACCTGTGGCAGCAGGAGCTTGGCcctctccagctttctttttagcTCCTTTACGTTGAGCTGGATCTCACACTTTTCAGATTCTATAAGTCGAAGTTTTTCTTGTAGTTCGgcatttttctccttcagctcCTCATCGGTTATGCTATGGCCAGAGGCAGTAGAGAAAGGAATGAACGAAGAACAGAAAGGACCGCTTTGGTGATCAACCCTCTACCCTCACCCCACAACCACAGAACCGTGGCATTGGTAGGGACCCCAGGAATTAAAAGTCCCAGGTGGCAGGCCAGAGAGAAGACATGAGTTGCCTGAGGCTACCCCATGAGTCAGTGGCACAGCCTGAACTAGAGCTTCCCTGTGCACCCATGAAAACCTGTAGGAGCCTCTCCCCATGCTCACCTgtaccccccacctcccagcacaccaCCCACGCTAAGGGCCCCCAGacctcccattccaccttcccccaTCCTACGTGTTCCTGTACAGTTCCAGACTCAGGGTGTCCCTCTCCTTTGTTAACTCCTCGATGTACTGCAAATAGAGAAAGGTTAAGTCAAGACAGAGCAGGCAGAGGAGTAGCTGGATGACCAGGAACAACAGCTACTGTGACTACTCCACAGTAACACTCCCTCACTCTCAATCACACCTGACATGTTCTCAAGGCATTTCCAAGCCCATGGTCTCAtttgtttttcgtttgtttgtttgtttgtttgttttggcagagtttcattcttgctaccctgactggagtgcaatggcgtaatctcggctcaccacaacctccgcctcctgggtccaagtgattctcctgcctcagcttcccgagtaggtgggattacaggcgtgtgccaccacacccggctaattttgtatttttagtagagatggagtttcttcatgttggtcagtctagtcttgaactcctgacctcaggtgacccacccacctcggcctcccaaagtgctggcattacaggcatgagtgagagCACCCGGCcctcatttgtttttcaaagaactcAGTGAAGGTGGAAGGGACAGGGAAAGAGACTGAATTTAGGGCTGGCTAACAGGGGCCCAGAGAGATCAGATaatattgctattgttattattcttattactaCCACTGTTGGAACCTTTATTGAGTGCTtcaccaggcactatgctaataatcctatttaatcctcataacctcCATAGGAGATGGTTACCATTATTATCTCTATTGTGTAGATGAAAAACATGTGGTATTAAAGGTTAAGTGCTGCCTAAGATCACCTACAGCTGGGATTTCAACACCCAGGTATATCTGATTCTCTAAGCCCATTCTTTCGCTGGAGGTAGGGGCACAGTTAAGAAGGAGGAAATTAATCCTTTGTTGAATTTTTGAAAGGATGATATGTTCGCATAGTCCAAAACTCAGAAAGTCCAGAAGGGAAATATCTCCCCCCCACACTGTGCCTCTATCCTGAGTTTTTTTTATGAATCCTTACaaacatgttttatgtatattaccataatacatacacacacacacatatatacctgcTCCCTCTCTTCACACAAATAATAACATACTCAAGATACTCTTCTGCACCTTTATGGTACAAGTACCCTAACCGCCACTTAGGACTTGGCCAAGGCCACAGCCAAGGATGGGCAGGGCGGGCACTTGGCCTCTGAGCTCTATGTCCAGTGCTCGCTCCCCACAGTGCTCCCCAACTCATCCGCAGCAGCCCACTCAGCCCCAGTCTGCCTCTAACAACCACAcacaaaagcagcaagaaatggCAATGCTGCCTTCTGGGCAGGACACTCCATCCTACAGAAGGGAACTTTAGGCTCACTCCTCCATCTGCGAAGCTGGGCTCCCAGGGTATGGGGCAGTGGTTGGACTCACCTTATCCGCCTTCTCCTTCTGTGTAGTGACGGCAGAGAGAGCCTGCTCTAACTCTCCTGCAAACTTCCATGAATCATGCAGGCGGCCGATCAGATCCCTGGCCTCTCCTGGAATGAGAGACATTCAGATGTGGCCCAAAGGACTCCCCCTAAAGGCCTGTCAAAGTGCCAGGTTCAAGGATGACGGGGTGCCAGATTCCCACCTTCCAACTGCTTGACAGCTTGCTGGCTGTAATAGAGTGCCGTCTGAAGCTCGGTTTTCTGACATGTAAGGATTCGTATGGTATGAACCTGGGCCTTTGGGagaaaagacaagcaaatgctgaaagagaagcaaagaaacattccccagaggacaggagggaacttcacaccctccactcacctctagCTCCCTCCTTAGAGCTTCCTGATGTTGGTGGTTTGCCTtcttttcctatagaaagaggaagacagagctcttgctaggaggaggcagagatggcacagcAAGAGACATGCCCCCAGAATGGCACCACtgccccaggacaggcccacccATGGGACCAGTTTATCAGGGAccctgtggggatggggtggaataaGGGGGGTGAGCCTTCTTCCCCAGGCTAGGAGTGGGGGAGATGAGACTGGGGCCTCTACATCTGAGTGCCCCCAAACCCAGCGGTCATGTCGTGAGCAAACAAAGAAATCGCGTTACTTCTTCCAGCTGAGCTCGGTTCTGTTGTTTCTGTGGGGAGAGTCAAAGGATGGTGACTGAGGGTGGCCCCCTTGACTCTATTCCCCAGGCCAGGAAGCGGTAGGCAGGGGTCAGGAATGGATTTAAAAGGCACAGTTCTCAGACCCAGTGGGAACACAAACTGGTAAACTCTCCTCAACTCCCAAAGAAGAAGGATTtgggtctttgttggtttttgcCCACAGCCATGGAACTCAAAGTCTGAAACTAGATTCTCTTGAAAAGACAGTAACAGAAACCTTCAGAGATGGAGTGTGAGAAAAGCCCACCCTTCTGCCAGCTTGTGATTTAGAAAGgtgcattcattcagcaaacgttGAGCACATATGGGCCAGGGACCGTTCCTCACAGCGGGGATAGAGGTCAGAAAAGGCAGACAGGAGTCCTTGGCCCTGAGGTTTCCATTCTAGTGGGCCTTTAACTGTCAGGCTCTCAGAGCTAACAGAAACCTCTGATACTCTCTAACTCTACCTCAGGAAATGCATGCCCAAGAAGGAGAGTTTACAGCAGGCCCTGGACTAGGGATTAACATAAAAACACAATGAcaaatctcatttaaacttcacaaatacaagtaaaacaataccactcctgttttacagatgtgaaaagagaggGCCAAAGAGCTCAAGCTATTTGCCCTAAATCATATCCCTAGGAGATGGAGaggtaggattcaaacccagaactCTTAACCAGTACCTGGCAGTTCTTCCACAATCTTAACAATTACCCTCTACCACCCCTTGGGCCCTCTGTCCCCAGGAGCCTGGCCAGCCAAAACTCACATCCTCAGGTGAGTGGCAACCATCAGAAGTGGTTGACTCAGGGTTAgtgccattatttattttcttctttttggcgTCGCTTGCTCCTGCACCAACACTAGGGTTGGTCTGGGCATGATGGTCTCTCAACTGTGGAAAGGAAGAGCAGTGATACTCATGAGAACTACAAGCTCCTACAGTCACATCCTGCTTTACAGTTTATATTAAATACTCTTATAGACCATCTGATTTAATGCCACCAACTGTAGGAAATGTTGTCACAATCACTTAGTGACTGAGAGAGATTGATACCATGGctgaaaaaaaaggcagtaatGGAACTTAAACTCAGTTTTCTGACTCTGAGCTCTGGGATTTTGCCACAAatcagcagctgccagggaccaaaaccagagacagaggtagaaaagcaaatattaagtAGGCAGGAACTGTACACCCTCACACGTCTTTTAGTGTTAAGAAGTACACCAGTACCTCTCAAACCTTTACATCAATGtatcctcatggcagaaggcagccttTCTGTTAAATCCAGGAATTTAGCAGAAAGAGGACAACCCAAGCCTCATTTCAGAGAGAAGTCTTGTATACTCTTATAAATCTATGTGACTTTCATCCCTAAGTACATTAATGTTTCATCTCTCAATAGAATCAAGGGAAACTGATGCTTCAGAAAGATGCCCCATATTTATCCTGTGGCACTCAAAGTACCCCAGGTTGAGATGAGATGAGGAAGACTCAAGCTGTCAAGTCCAGTTTCCCAAGATCTGTTCCACAGAAGATAAGCAGATCTCACTCCAGAAACCAGTGACTGAGGGGCACTCTGGTCCCAGAACGATGGAGAATTCAAATCTGAGGTGcagaactcagaaaaaatgtTAGTCTCTCTGGAGAGTAGAAGCCTGGGAGAAAACCCAACCCAACCCGTTCTCCCATTGCCACCCAGAGACACTGTCAACATGTGGAGCTCATGGGGGAGGTGTAGGCTTTTCACACTGTCAACGTCTGTGGTAAGGAAGTCAGGCAGCCTGAAACCTCTCTCTTCTAGGTCCCACAGTCCCCATTCCCCTTCCAGCTGGAAACCTGTGCTGCAACCAGAGGAAACAGAAGTGGGCAAGAACACTTAGGGGACTGGGTACTAAGAGCAAAGGCCGGTCTTGTGGTAGTAATGACAGTTTGTAGAGGGACTGTgacatcactacattccactcctcggtggagtggcgggggtgggggggacacATGAGTGCAATGCCCAAGTTGCCGCTTTGAGACTGGGGAGGGGGGTCACAAAATTGGGACCCATGTCCTTGGAGACGTGACCCCAAAGAGCCCTGGGAGGTCAGGCTTGGGGCGGCAGGAGGTGAGGGCCAAGTAAGGAGCAAGGAGCCCCAGGAGTCACATCCCCAAAGTCACCCTGTGGCAACTGGTGAGGGCAGGTTCTGGGGCACCCAGGTCCTTGGAGATGTGAGCCcaaagagcccagggaggtcgggTTTGGGGTAGCAGGAGGTAAGGGCAGAGTATGGAGTTGGAAGCCCCGGGAGTCACCTGCTCAAAGTCACCCTGGGGTgccgggcagggcaggggcaggactCATGTGGGGGTTGGGCTGACTGACAAGATTTTGGTGTGGGGATCCCAGAGGTACTGGGGGGGCCCAGCCCGGTGTGCCTCAGGAGTGGCACAGACTGGCAGCAGTTCAGCTGTCAGAGGGGGCCTCAACTTGGGTTGGGGTGCTGGTGCGTTTACCTTTTCCTTGGCCTCGGCCAATTTGTTCTGTCGGGTTTCTTTGTACATCGTGGgttgggtagggaggtggggttgggtagggaggtggggttgGGTAGGGGGGCGgggatgggtagggaggtgggggtgggtagttaggtgggggtgtgtagggaggtgggggtgcgaagggaggtgggggtgggtagggaggtgggggtgtgtagggaggtgggggtgtgtagtgaggtgggggtgtgtagggaggtggggatgggtagggaggtgggggtgggtagggaggtggggatgggtagggaggtggggattgTCAGGGATGTGGGGTTGGGGCCACATCAGCATGATCCAGGTGAGGACAACTATACACCTCCAGTCACCTCTACGTCGCTGTGTGACTGAGCCAGAGGAGGCGTAACCAGGGCTGCACTAGAATGCAGAATAGGGGCGTGGCCTCAATGCTTGAAGCCCATTGGccaatgagaaagatgaaaggaaaaagaggtgTGGCCAGACAGCAGCGTGTCATGAAGGACCTGTGTTGTCACAAGGAAAGCTGCCCTTGCAACTGCTGTCCCCGCCCACTCCAGGAGAGGGGCGGGGCTGGCTTTCActtgaaaaactttaaaactttattacCTCAATTGAGGTACAAAtcctattaaaatggaaattttatagtGTGCTTGATGattgataaagcagactttagtATCCAACATTCCAATAAGATAAAGTAATcacaatgttttctctttttcagaaaaactttctcttattctcctacattagtgttaagttttaaaaaaaaaaaaaacaagaaacatgtctaatatctttaaaaacacaaagcttttgagccaggcgtgatggctcatgcctgtaatcccagcactttgggaggctggggtgggtggatcacccgaattcaggagttcaagaccagacttgccaacatgatgaaaccctgtctctactaaaaatacaaaagtagctgggcatggtggcaggtgcctgtaatgccagctacttgggaggctgaggcaggagaatcccttgaacctgtgaggcagaggttgcagtgagccaaaatcatgccactgcacttcagcctgggttacagaatgagactctgtctctaaatatatacatacacacacacacacacacacacacacacagctttctGTTTAATAAGCACTCAAAGTTCTTTACAGGGTTAAAGCAAATACAGGACCCTTCTAATGTAAGGCTAAATGGTAAGTGATGGGGCAGAGAAAAAGGACATAAATAACTCCCACTCTCATGAGGTTAATCACTAAATcctatttttctagaatcacCTGGCCTCTAAGCCctgaaaatgaaactgaatttctcACTAGATACTTGGCTATGGCTTGCAATCATGAAAACCAAGAATTGTGTTATGTCACTGTGTATTACTTGTTACCTGGGATCAAGGGttgactttttcatgatttgCTCCATTACCTGTGTGCTTCTTATCTCAGACCAAACTAAGCTTTTTTATAGAGTTCTACAATTTACAGTTAGTATGTAAGAGTGGCTCTCAAACATATAGTCTCTGGACCAGGAGCACCTGGGAACTTCTTATAAAtgtaaattctcaggccccaccctagacctgatgaatcagaaactctggagtagGGCCCAGCAATCCGTGCTGCAATAAGCTGTCCAGGTGTTCAGGAACCTCTGCCATACAGCaggtagaaaaatgtgtttccttctaTAGGTCCAAAGCCAGGGATACTATATGTTCTGTCTCGATATGAAACAATGACAtgcaattaaaagacatataTCTCCTTCCTATTTCCACCCTCCAgccagtgtgttttatttttatgagttcaATAAGAAAACGTGTGGCAATCAGagatttcatctaaaaaatatatttacaggtaTCAGTTCTCATCCAGCCTGATCTCATCCAATATCATTTCTATCCTCTTACATCTAAAGTTTTAGAAAAGGATCTTCACAATATAAGACTCTGGCGCACTGGGAATTCTATGATAAAAGACAACGTAGATCTGAATGTCCAAACTTACTAGAGAAGAAAAGTGGAGTCACTGgctatattttcaaattgcattcaacaggaaattaaagttttgaatttttttcaccttCATCCTTCCAAGTTAATAGAATTAAACCAGAATACTCCATTCTTCCACAGCCTGTAGCCAGGCATACCTTTACTGTGTTACTTCTTGCTTTTCAATGGATATAAAGCAAAGTCCTGGTAGGCACATTTTGTATACTTGCAAAGGTGCAAAACTAAACAGTTCCCTCTATTCAACATTAAAACAAAAGTCCTGTAAACCTCAGATGGTGAGTGTAATACTTCAGCACTAGCACGAAAGcctcaaatataaaaagataccaAGAATCTCACTAGCAAACACAAGTAAGCTCTTGGCCGGGAGCAGTAGTTCACGCCTCTACTCCCAGCATATTGGCAAGCCAAGGTGGggtaagtcaggagttcaagaccagcctgggcagcatagtgaattCATATCTCtacaaaggaaatttaaaaattagctgggcttggtggcacacacctgtagtcctagagctacttgggaggctgaggtgggaaaatcacttgagcccagaagtttgaggctgcagtagctatgatcatgctactgcactccagttagggtgacagagcaagatctagTTATTACATTCTGTCCTGCTCCTGTTTCCACTGAAATCACTAAGTTAAAATGTGTTCATCCAGCAggataaaaattaagtgaaatttgACTTTGGTGCTTtgctagcaaaaaataaataaataaagtgaaatgacAAATTACTTACTGGGAGAAGGTCTTTGTAACCTCAATGACAGATTAAAGGTTTGTATCCTTAGCCtataaagaaatctttaaaattactcagaaaaaaaaatgaatgatttccAGCAGAAAATGGACAATGGAGAAACCGGCACCTCCCACAAGAATAAAGATGGCCagtaagcaaatgaaaaagattcCAAAGCGCTAGAAATCAAAGAAAGgtaatgaaaacaatgagattTTCTGCTTAAAGACCAGTGAAGATGACAAATGGAAGGGGGAACCTGGAGCTCTGTCCCTGCTGGTGGGAGTCTAAACCCAACCAATTTTCCTATAGGAtgatttcaacatttcttttaaaaatcctaaaactgttttatactattttcctctagaaattctacttctatgaattcaGTGTAAAAATCCTCACTTGAgtccattaaaatatatataccaggAAATTCACCTCTGGGGTGGCGATAATTCACTTACCTTACACCCAGCGATTAAAAGTGATGATGCCAGGATATATTTCTCCCATAGAAACGTGCTTAAAATATAGTAAGTGACAAAAGACCATGTACtattattctactttttaaaatgtttatagcatAAAAATTGTGAAAAGCAACAAATCGGAATGTTTTGAGTggcaaaattaaagatttttctttatattttgtcatCCAAATTATTACAAA
This window encodes:
- the LOC129014678 gene encoding golgin subfamily A member 6-like protein 1 isoform X1, which produces MLMWPQPHIPDNPHLPTHPHLPTHPHLPTHPHLPTHPHLTTHPHLPTHPHLPTHPHLPSHPHLPTHPHLTTHPHLPTHPRPPTQPHLPTQPHLPTQPTMYKETRQNKLAEAKEKLRDHHAQTNPSVGAGASDAKKKKINNGTNPESTTSDGCHSPEDKQQNRAQLEEEKKANHQHQEALRRELEAQVHTIRILTCQKTELQTALYYSQQAVKQLEGEARDLIGRLHDSWKFAGELEQALSAVTTQKEKADKYIEELTKERDTLSLELYRNTITDEELKEKNAELQEKLRLIESEKCEIQLNVKELKRKLERAKLLLPQQQLQAEADHLGKELQSVSAKLQAQVEENELWNRLNQQQEEKMWSQEEKIREREEKIREREEKIQEQEEKIREQEEKMQRQEEMMREKEEKIRELEEKIHEQEKIREEEEKRQEQEKIREQEKRLEQEEKMWRQEEKIHKQEEKIREQEEKMWRQEEKMHEQEKIREEEKRQEQEEKMWRQEEKIREQEEMWRQKEKMHQQEEKIREQEEKMWRQEEKIREQEKKMGRQEEKIWEQEEKMGRQEEKIREQEEKMHKQEEKMWRQEEKMHEQEKIREEEKRQEQEEKIWRQEEKIREQEKMWRQKEKMREQEEKIREQEEKMWRQEEKVRKQKDMMREQEEKIHEQEEMMQEQEEKMQEQEEKMRRQEEKMWEQEVRLRHQEEKMQELEEHLEAAIYRADDKNAKTINM
- the LOC129014678 gene encoding golgin subfamily A member 6-like protein 1 isoform X3 produces the protein MLMWPQPHIPDNPHLPTHPHLPTHPHLPTHPHLPTHPHLTTHPHLPTHPHLPTHPHLPSHPHLPTHPHLTTHPHLPTHPRPPTQPHLPTQPHLPTQPTMYKETRQNKLAEAKEKLRDHHAQTNPSVGAGASDAKKKKINNGTNPESTTSDGCHSPEDKQQNRAQLEEEKKANHQHQEALRRELEAQVHTIRILTCQKTELQTALYYSQQAVKQLEGEARDLIGRLHDSWKFAGELEQALSAVTTQKEKADKYIEELTKERDTLSLELYRNTITDEELKEKNAELQEKLRLIESEKCEIQLNVKELKRKLERAKLLLPQQLQAEADHLGKELQSVSAKLQAQVEENELWNRLNQQQEEKMWSQEEKIREREEKIREREEKIQEQEEKIREQEEKMQRQEEMMREKEEKIRELEEKIHEQEKIREEEEKRQEQEKIREQEKRLEQEEKMWRQEEKIHKQEEKIREQEEKMWRQEEKMHEQEKIREEEKRQEQEEKMWRQEEKIREQEEMWRQKEKMHQQEEKIREQEEKMWRQEEKIREQEKKMGRQEEKIWEQEEKMGRQEEKIREQEEKMHKQEEKMWRQEEKMHEQEKIREEEKRQEQEEKIWRQEEKIREQEKMWRQKEKMREQEEKIREQEEKMWRQEEKVRKQKDMMREQEEKIHEQEEMMQEQEEKMQEQEEKMRRQEEKMWEQEVRLRHQEEKMQELEEHLEAAIYRADDKNAKTINM
- the LOC129014678 gene encoding golgin subfamily A member 6-like protein 1 isoform X2; this translates as MLMWPQPHIPDNPHLPTHPHLPTHPHLPTHPHLPTHPHLTTHPHLPTHPHLPTHPHLPSHPHLPTHPHLTTHPHLPTHPRPPTQPHLPTQPHLPTQPTMYKETRQNKLAEAKEKLRDHHAQTNPSVGAGASDAKKKKINNGTNPESTTSDGCHSPEDEKKANHQHQEALRRELEAQVHTIRILTCQKTELQTALYYSQQAVKQLEGEARDLIGRLHDSWKFAGELEQALSAVTTQKEKADKYIEELTKERDTLSLELYRNTITDEELKEKNAELQEKLRLIESEKCEIQLNVKELKRKLERAKLLLPQQQLQAEADHLGKELQSVSAKLQAQVEENELWNRLNQQQEEKMWSQEEKIREREEKIREREEKIQEQEEKIREQEEKMQRQEEMMREKEEKIRELEEKIHEQEKIREEEEKRQEQEKIREQEKRLEQEEKMWRQEEKIHKQEEKIREQEEKMWRQEEKMHEQEKIREEEKRQEQEEKMWRQEEKIREQEEMWRQKEKMHQQEEKIREQEEKMWRQEEKIREQEKKMGRQEEKIWEQEEKMGRQEEKIREQEEKMHKQEEKMWRQEEKMHEQEKIREEEKRQEQEEKIWRQEEKIREQEKMWRQKEKMREQEEKIREQEEKMWRQEEKVRKQKDMMREQEEKIHEQEEMMQEQEEKMQEQEEKMRRQEEKMWEQEVRLRHQEEKMQELEEHLEAAIYRADDKNAKTINM